AGCCCGTGACCCAATTAGCATCTAGCTTATTTTAGAACCTTGGCTTTTGGTGGTGAAGGAAGGAAAAGAGAGGATGGAAGGGGAAAAAAGGATGGATGGTTTGGTTGGAGTGGGGTGGGCCCCactctttttatttaattttttggcataaaaattattttttcaaaattggtttctttaataattttatattttatctaCATGATCTTTCATATCAGAATAATATAGACTTTGCATTTGTTACCTCATCGCTTAATTGTCAATTTGAATGATCAATTAACAGAGGTTGACATTAAAACAAATTCATAAATTAACTCTAcgtttggataaaaaaaaattaagattactaaggaaatgaaaaatgacggaaattaaaatgacgagattttattttctagaatttgtaaattttcttgtttggttaacctaagaggacaatggaattgaatacggaatttgttatttttaaattctcaatcatagaaattgagaaatgaaacctatttacatggaatttgaacttgggaTTTGGagatcccaaattccaagttttttttccacgcggaaattctaaatttatatGTTTATGAATTCAAACAAGAGAATTGGTGTCTGTCAATTTaaaaattctgacttttaccaaaatttcatgtttattcccctcatccaaacataatgtaaGGTATAATATTGTAACgtttaaaacaaaaagtatCAGATTATAGTGCGATCCACAATTGAAGAAATTTTGTAtaatttattacaaaaaaataaaaaataaaaaaaaacacacacacgcacacaaacaAACAAGACAACTCAATGGGTGGGCTCCTAGTCATCTGTCTCTGCCACCCGAAACTTCGTGGACATCAGGCTTGATGTACAAAGGGTTGATAAACTCTACAAGCACTCTCCACACTCACGGCCACTCAACCAATGGTTTCTTGCCACGTCAAACTATGCCAGCTTATCATTGGTCGGTAATGTCACTCACAACTGCTAAGATTACATAGCAACCTTCCCGAAACAGTAGAGTTTCGTCTGATTGATCCTCGTAAACGGAACGTGCGGCCAGCGATTGGTTTGGTTTAAAACTAATCTCAACCGTTCAAATCACAGGGTCCCACTGTACTCGTGGACGGTTAGGATTTTACAGGACATTAGACAAGGCAATTATTCAGAGAATGCATAGAATATTTCGGatcaaaaacaaacaaaaacgaaATAATTCGTATTTATGGAGAAGGAGTGGTATTggtagaagaagaaggaaggcgAAGAAGCTAAAGCCTCGATTTGGAGGGAGGCAGAGTGACTGTGTCTTTACAGATctcttgctctctctctctctctctctctcatcctctttctctctctaagcgCAGAGAAATCAAGATTCGTCAATGGGTTTGTGGGAAGCTTTTCTCAATTGGCTCCGCAGGTtagctcctctctctctctctcgtttcgGTTTTCAATTTGTTGGGGTTGTTGTATGATCCAGTTTTGATACATTTGTTTCTGGAATTTAGATTTTTCTATTGGTTTTTTACATGCACGGAATTTACAGGGACTTGGTTGAAAGATTTTGCTtgtgttttgggtttgaaagtaacaaaattttgagtgggattttgatttgaatttgttgGTTTGTAAGGTTTAAATGCATAGGTTGCTTTTTGGGTTTCATAAAAAGACGATggaaaagaaaacccaaaagaaagaacctcaaaattgttttcttttgcttttgaagattTCGTTTTGttccaaactttttttttctgttgctATATTTTCCCTGATGGGTGAATTTAAGTCTGGCACACTATACTCTAGATTGATTGCTTTGTGCCTTCTGGCTAGCAATGTTTCCTGCTTATTTGTTgcgatacacacacacacacacatatatatatatatattgttgcttATTTTGGTTGTTTTTGCCTTGTGTTGAATTGCTGAACTGAAATATGCACAGTGCTTTGTGGAATGTCATGGTGGCTGTTGGAGATTTTGTTAATGTTCTTTTGCTTCTTTTGCATTGAGACAATTCAATTGTTATAGTTGCTTAAGGATTGGTAAAGGGAAATGAGAATGTGGATTCCTGATGTTGTAAAATGATAGAAGTTCGGAAATTTTTAGATTTAGTGATAGAACGTGTTTTGAATAATATCACTGTATACCAAATTGTATGTATTTGTAATTTCGATCTTTGTCAAATTTTGAAGTTATGTTAGTGATTTATGCGTCTTTCAAACGGGAAAGTTGTGTACATAATACTCTGCAGTCATGGCTTCTATTGAGgcattgaatgaaaaatagatAATGAACCTAAGCAACTGTGAAATACCTATGAATTTATAACTGCAGATGGAACTAACTTTTTCGGAGAGCTATTTTTCCCTTTTATTCTTTTGATTGTGGGGATTGCATTTAGAATCTTTGGGTGTTTATGGCCAAATTTCGGGCATAAATATGTGTgctatatttaaaattttttatttgaccTCTACGTCAGTTCACACTGCCTGTGCTTATGTTATCGTCATGTGATTACAGCCTCTTTTTCAAGCAGGAAATGGAACTATCTTTGATAGGACTTCAGAATGCTGGAAAGACTTCTCTTGTAAATGTTGTTGCAGTAAGTAAATCAGTGCGATCATTTGTATTTGATGtttctttcctttttgtctACTTGTTTTGCTGATGTGTtgaaaactttatttatttatttatttgtttttgtgctTAGACGGGCGGATACAGTGAGGACATGATTCCTACGGTAAGTTATGTTTTCAAATGTTTGTACCTTTTACGAAGAGCTTCCATGATCCATTGTCTTTCTAGTGAGTGAAATAATTTCTAGTGACAATGTAGGCATCTGATTCAATTTTCAGGTAGGATTCAATATGAAGAAGGTAACCAAAGGGAATGTTACAATAAAGTTGTGGGATCTTGGAGGTCAACCCAGGTTCCGCAGCATGTGGGAGCGATACTGTCGTGCTGTTTCTGCTATAGTGTATGTAACCCATTTCCCATCTCAAATGACTTTACTTTTAGAGAACTCTGTAAgtataaattttagttttaggaACTGCGTCCCCAAACTTAAAAACTTTTTCTTTGGCCGAATGAACTAATTTTTTAGTAGTTGTTTTCTtgtgtttaaaaaaatatttagctGATAGTCAAATGTTCTGGTTAATGGCCTGTGTGTGTTGATTGTTCAAGTATCAAAGACTCAGAATAATACATTGACTAATGATTCATTTGAGTTGATCCTTGTATTAGAAGacttaagggctggtttggtattgctgtgctttgaaaaaaagctgctgtgagaataagcggctgtgctgtgagaataagcggctgtgaaataaagccagtagagtgtttggtaaacgtttttgtgaaagtgcttttggaaaaaaaagcaggatgatagtgtgtcttttcattaaatgagcactgtagctccgtgtgctttgaaaaaattggctttttttcaaagcagcaaatagcagcttcagcttttcctttgattttcagcttattctcacagcagcttccaaaataagctcttttttttcagtttaccaaacacaaaaatgaccctcagctttttttcacagtggctttttttaaaatcacctcaatcccaaacggggccttaaAGCAATGTTGTGCAACTTGTTTTTTACCTGCAGTTATGTTGTTGATGCTGCCGATCCAGATAACATGAACGTCTCAAAAAGTGAGCTTCATGATTTGCTGAGCAAAAACTCACTAAGCGGGATCCCACTACTGGTCCTTGGAAACAAGATTGACAAGCCGGGAGCTCTCAGTAAACAGGCATTGACTGATGAAATGTATATCCAATTGTGCTTTTATTATTGAAACTTAtcaaaaaagagagggaaaaaaacGTGTTGTTTTGGTACTGATCTTGGCATTGTGCTGGTGCAGGGGACTCAAGTCGATTTCAGACAGAGAAGTTTGTTGCTTCATGATCTCATGCAAGAACTCAACGAACATCGATTCAGTTATCGATTGGCTTGTAAAGCATTCCAAATCAAAAAGCTGAGAGAGGGTTTTGCTCctctgcttttgttttttttttttttttttttgtgtgatataatttttattaaaggaTTCTTTGTGTTGGCGTTTGGGATTGACTTGTCTGATTAACTTGGTTGCtgattatttgttgttgtactgTATTCTACTGTATCATTTCTTCTAATTGGAGACGTTCTGGGGTTGTTCTGGTGCTCTTAGTCTCCCTTTCCTCCCCGACACATCTGCGTACATCCACATGTACGAATTCACGGAGGTTTTGGAGACCAGTATTTTTCTCCATGCAGAAAAGTTAACTGCAGATTTCCATCAATAATAAGAcgattatgtttttcatttcaaGGTGAATTATAATAAGAGACGTTTTCCTTCCCATGACGCGGTGAACTCATCTCACCATAACGTTTTAAACGACATCTTCTGTTGCTGTTGATGGGAAAGGTATATTGGctgccggaagagatgaatgcCAGACATCACTGTCTAGGCTAGAAGGGAAAGATGCTGCTGCCAAAGTAGCAGCAAAAAGAGGAGGAAATCAGGGGAAAgaaatgaaggtttttttttttttttttttggtccctcaaacgatagatttgttaaattagatgttagattatgGAGTCGACGGGGTTCAAACCCACGCTCTGATGCAAGGACAACACTCATCTCCACCACTTTGATGCAATAAAGTTGAAATCCAATCGTTGAACAGCCTTAATATTTGCACTCGCTTTGATTTGTCACATGGAAATCCTTGACAAACAAATGTAGCAAAGGCCAACAGACATGATGTTTCGTTACCTGATAAATCATGAGTGGTTTGGTGAGTTTGAGTTGGCAGCATTTCTTTTCGACCCAGTCTTACTGCAATTAGTATCACTTACAAGAAAACTGTTATGTTTTGTTCATTTAACCACCTAGCCGAGATCATGCATCAAGTTAGTAGCGGAGCGCAGTTGAGCAGACAGATCAGTCTGTCAATTGAGTTTCAGAACGAAACACTTTTTGTATCTAGATGGATGTTGTTAATCCCTAAGATTGGTTTATAGATAGCTGATCCGATGTTAATTGGTATCACTCGATTTTAATCCCTGAGATTGGTTTATAGATAGCTGATCCGATGTTAATTGGTATCACTCGATTTCAATTTCCTCCAACTATCTTCGTCTTCGGATACCACCTCGGGCGTTCTTCCTTTAGAATTGGAAAAATCACACCGGAAACCAACTATATATTCAATTTCAGTGATTCAGAATGTAGGTTATGATCCTAAAATTGCATGTGTCAAGTATCCTAGTGGATACAGTGATGGGTTTCTATCCATGCCCGGGTTCGAAACTCTATCtcccctaaattattgtaacGGTTTCGAACTGTCCCTCTCCCCcttatattattaaaattttattttaaaaaaaaaccctaaaattctctTTATGTAATTCACTTTTTAACTCGTGTAATTATCCTTAATTAATGAGAATTGAAATTGAACTAATTAGGAAACCAGCATATATTTAGGATATGTTTGGTACTTTACTTGAATCTAacttttttaactcaaaaataattttcaagttttttggccttaaaaacttgtttggtatgattattttaaaaaacttgactcaagactaACTTAAAAGTATAGCCCATtttctaaaaacacaaaaagtgagTAGAGTTTTCAAACTTAAAgctcattctttttttttttttctctctctctctcttcctctataTCTCTATCTCTGCTCCTTTTTTTCTCTCCTCCAATCTACTTTCTTTATTCTctcggttctctctctctctctctctctctctctctctccccttcgatcctctctcttctttctctttactccgatcatctcttactttattttctcctttctcctccgatcctctctcttctttctctttccttcgatcatctcttactttcttttctcctttctcctctttctccttcttctacGACCCCTTCTTTTTGGACCTctttgtccagtttaagttttaagatttaaaatttttaaattttataccaaacaagtttttgaatcttaaagaatttttttttcaaaaaatgtttcgaaaaataatgaaattttttcaaataggataccaaacaggccATTAAAAAAGGCTTGGATCCCAAGCAACCAGCAGTTCTACTCCATATTGGATTATGAGATCATACCattagctatatatatatatatatatattgaaccaCGACAAACAATCAATTTTATACTCGAACGCTCATATATGGAACTTTCCAAGTCTCTCTTTGTTATTTGCCTACTGTTTACTTCCGTCTTCTCATCAGCTGCCGCACAACCGCCATGCACAAGTTGTACCTTCTCCAACAAGAAAACCTTCGCCGCATGCAGTACGCTCCCCGTTCTGAATTCGACGATCTACTGGAATTATTAGCCGTCGACAGCCACTGTCGACATTGCATTCACACAATCTGTGGTGAGTGACTCGAGATGGGCTGCATGGGCCACAAACCCTACGTCTACCGGCATGGTAGGTTCACAAGCTATTATCGCTTGCAAAAGAACCGATGGAACTATGACTGTACATTCTTCACCAATTAAAAGTTACGGGATTCATTTGGAAAAAGGGAATCTCAGCTTCCCCTTGTACGATGTCTCCGCGGCTT
Above is a window of Malus sylvestris chromosome 15, drMalSylv7.2, whole genome shotgun sequence DNA encoding:
- the LOC126603984 gene encoding ADP-ribosylation factor-like protein 8a produces the protein MGLWEAFLNWLRSLFFKQEMELSLIGLQNAGKTSLVNVVATGGYSEDMIPTVGFNMKKVTKGNVTIKLWDLGGQPRFRSMWERYCRAVSAIVYVVDAADPDNMNVSKSELHDLLSKNSLSGIPLLVLGNKIDKPGALSKQALTDEMGLKSISDREVCCFMISCKNSTNIDSVIDWLVKHSKSKS